A genomic stretch from Enterobacter oligotrophicus includes:
- a CDS encoding DUF1869 domain-containing protein, whose translation MGKATYTVTVTNNSNGVSVDYETEAPMELLIPDVAADVVKDLVNTVRAYDTENEHDVCGW comes from the coding sequence ATGGGCAAGGCAACTTACACCGTAACCGTCACCAATAACAGTAACGGTGTCTCGGTGGATTATGAAACAGAAGCCCCGATGGAGCTGTTGATCCCGGATGTTGCTGCGGACGTGGTGAAAGATCTGGTGAATACCGTTCGTGCGTACGATACGGAGAATGAACACGACGTGTGTGGCTGGTAG
- a CDS encoding GhoT/OrtT family toxin, translating to MTLYQKMLVFYAIMASICALITWFLSKDKKRIRLLSAFLVGSTWPMSFPVALLISLF from the coding sequence ATGACGTTGTATCAAAAGATGTTGGTTTTTTACGCAATTATGGCGTCCATTTGCGCACTTATTACCTGGTTCCTGTCAAAAGATAAAAAACGTATCCGCCTGCTGAGCGCGTTCCTGGTGGGTTCAACCTGGCCAATGAGCTTTCCTGTCGCGCTGCTGATCTC
- a CDS encoding DUF1971 domain-containing protein: protein MLRIPQSCIHTRSTPFWNKETAPAGIFQRHLDKGTRPGVYPRLSVMQGTVRYLGYADEFTPEPDSELIIEAGHFGVFPPERWHHIEVMTDDTLFNIDFFVEPDVLKSL from the coding sequence ATGCTACGCATTCCGCAGAGTTGTATTCACACCCGTTCCACCCCTTTCTGGAACAAAGAGACCGCCCCCGCCGGGATTTTTCAGCGACACCTCGACAAAGGCACCCGCCCAGGCGTTTATCCTCGCCTTTCGGTGATGCAGGGCACAGTCCGTTACTTAGGCTATGCTGATGAATTTACGCCTGAGCCAGACAGCGAGCTGATTATCGAAGCGGGTCATTTCGGCGTTTTCCCGCCGGAGAGATGGCACCACATCGAGGTCATGACCGACGACACGCTGTTTAATATCGACTTCTTTGTCGAACCTGATGTTCTGAAGTCTCTTTAA
- a CDS encoding DUF1971 domain-containing protein, with protein MLRIPENFVHTRSTPFWNKETAPKALFTHHNTKAGVYGRLSVMQGAVRYFGFPDATATEPDLELVIEAGSFGISPPQKWHRIELLTDDTYFNIDFFADPDVTLTGAGIGKVVNTHKE; from the coding sequence ATGCTACGTATTCCTGAAAATTTTGTTCATACCCGTTCCACTCCGTTCTGGAATAAAGAGACCGCACCGAAAGCGCTCTTTACGCATCACAATACCAAAGCGGGTGTTTATGGCCGCCTGTCCGTGATGCAGGGGGCTGTACGTTACTTTGGCTTTCCGGACGCGACCGCGACCGAGCCGGATCTTGAGCTGGTGATTGAAGCCGGTTCATTTGGTATTTCCCCGCCACAGAAATGGCACCGCATTGAGCTGTTGACCGACGATACTTACTTTAATATCGATTTTTTCGCCGATCCTGACGTCACGCTCACCGGCGCTGGCATTGGTAAAGTGGTTAACACACATAAGGAGTAA